The following are encoded in a window of Alkalibaculum bacchi genomic DNA:
- a CDS encoding FAD-dependent oxidoreductase: MNKKVLIVGGVAGGASAAARLRRLDENIEIILFERGQYISFANCGLPYHIGEVIKKREKLLLQTPEAMKKRFNIDVRVHNEVISIDKENKKVSVKNTITGDIYDESYDELILSTGSSPQRPAIPGINGENIFTIWNIPDMDDIKDYLSKENIKEVSIVGGGFIGVEMAENFCELGLDVHIIQRPNQVMPTVDFEMAQFLHQYMEDKGIKLILEDGVKEFRSEGGKTIVITNKGREIVSDLVILSIGIKANSQLAKDAGLELNDRGGIIVNEYLKTSDPHIYAVGDVIQVKDFVNGVNTMVPLAGPANKQGRIVANNIAGYREEYKGTQGTSVAKIFDMTISSTGTNEKTLMKLGKSYGRDYQSIYLHPVNHAGYYPGSQVIHMKLIYELPTGRVLGAQGIGGAGTDKRIDVIATAIRFGATVESLKELELAYAPPYSSAKDPVNMAGFIATNHLSGNMDVIQYYEIEELNLNEYTILDVRTPVERNFGFIPNSINIAVDQLRDRLDELDKAKTIVVYCAVGVRSWTAYNVLKHNGFSPRNLTGGYTTYSTAYYNQEGKIDYPKN, from the coding sequence ATGAATAAAAAGGTTTTAATTGTAGGTGGTGTTGCAGGCGGAGCTAGTGCAGCTGCTAGGCTTCGAAGGCTAGATGAAAATATAGAAATTATACTTTTTGAAAGAGGACAGTATATCTCTTTTGCTAATTGTGGTTTGCCATATCATATTGGAGAAGTGATAAAAAAGAGAGAAAAATTATTATTGCAGACTCCTGAAGCCATGAAGAAAAGGTTTAATATTGATGTAAGGGTTCATAATGAAGTGATATCAATAGACAAAGAAAATAAAAAAGTATCTGTGAAAAATACCATTACAGGCGATATATATGACGAAAGCTATGATGAACTCATTTTGTCAACAGGTTCTTCTCCCCAGAGACCTGCCATACCAGGGATCAATGGCGAGAATATTTTTACTATATGGAATATACCAGATATGGATGATATTAAAGATTATCTGTCTAAAGAAAATATTAAAGAAGTTAGTATTGTTGGTGGAGGCTTTATTGGAGTGGAGATGGCGGAAAATTTTTGTGAGCTTGGTTTAGATGTTCATATAATTCAAAGACCAAATCAAGTAATGCCTACTGTAGATTTTGAAATGGCTCAATTTCTTCACCAGTACATGGAAGATAAGGGTATTAAACTAATTTTAGAGGATGGCGTCAAAGAGTTTCGATCTGAGGGCGGCAAGACGATAGTCATTACTAATAAAGGAAGGGAAATAGTCTCTGATTTAGTGATTTTATCCATTGGTATAAAAGCAAACAGTCAGCTTGCAAAAGATGCAGGATTGGAGCTAAATGATAGAGGTGGCATTATAGTAAATGAATACTTGAAAACATCAGACCCGCATATTTATGCCGTAGGAGATGTGATTCAAGTCAAAGATTTTGTAAACGGTGTAAATACCATGGTTCCTTTAGCTGGTCCTGCAAATAAACAAGGTAGAATTGTAGCGAACAATATTGCAGGGTATAGAGAAGAGTACAAGGGAACTCAGGGAACCTCTGTAGCAAAAATCTTTGATATGACCATTTCTAGTACAGGAACTAATGAAAAAACCTTAATGAAATTAGGAAAGTCTTACGGAAGGGATTACCAGTCTATCTACTTGCATCCTGTTAATCATGCAGGCTATTATCCAGGCTCTCAAGTTATTCATATGAAGCTCATCTATGAATTACCAACTGGAAGAGTTCTAGGTGCTCAAGGAATTGGTGGTGCTGGTACAGATAAGAGAATTGACGTTATTGCAACAGCAATACGCTTTGGGGCAACGGTGGAAAGTTTAAAAGAATTAGAATTGGCCTATGCACCGCCGTATTCCTCTGCGAAAGACCCTGTTAATATGGCTGGCTTCATAGCTACAAACCATTTGTCAGGAAATATGGATGTGATTCAATATTATGAAATAGAAGAATTAAATTTAAATGAGTACACTATATTAGATGTAAGAACACCCGTAGAGCGAAACTTTGGTTTTATTCCAAATTCCATCAATATAGCTGTAGATCAGCTCCGAGACCGACTTGATGAATTGGATAAGGCTAAAACTATTGTGGTTTATTGTGCAGTGGGA